TTTCATCCATGCAAGCCATTCTTGTGCTGATCGCCATTGTAAAGGTAATGTTTTCTCCGTTAGCATGGTAACCTCCGGAAATACTATTACAACCGCCTTTACCATGGAAACGTTTGGTGGCAGGATCAAACTCTACCCAGATGCCGGACTGCGTCAGCGTGCTGTCTCCGAGTTTGATAAGATTCCATCTTTTGCTGGCGATAAATGCCCATGGGGAGCCCTTTTCAGGTGTCGTGTTTACTTTTTTCTTCTCTAATACTTTCCGCAGGGTGTATCTGATAGAAGAACCGTCTGCAGGAGGATTTTTAACGGGCGTAACCCTCACCAGCAACTTGTAGCGATAGCCGGGCGTATATTTGAATCCTTCAATGTTCGTGTAGAGGTTAGACCATTCTGTATCCTTCACTCCTTTGATCTGCAGGCATTCCATCGGCGCAACGCCCGTGCATGGCTCCTTGGATTCCTTAACATAAATAGTCTGATTTTTTGAGGTCTGCTGCTTCTGTACAGGCTTCACGGGCGTCATCAGTGTCGTAGCCAGCGTCAATGCTAATTCTAAAAACATACTTGTGAGTTTAATCTTTAACAACAAAAGGTACCTGACGGTTTACTTTTGTCAGAATACCTTCTGTTTGCAAAAACGCTGCCAGCATACAGAATGTTACAACTGTCATGGTGATTTCCGTTTTCCAATCCGCTGAATAATGCTGGTGTAGTAAGCCAGTTTATCTTTTCCCGGCAGGCTGATCACCTTTACATCATTGGCGGTAAGCAGGTCCAGCTTGAATTTGGAGGCTGGCACCAGTTCTTCCGGAATGTAATAATAGAGTGTGTTGGGCACCGGCACGTTTTTATGGTGAAATTTCTGACGGGCCCTGTAAGTGAGCAGCCACCACAGGTCTGTTTCCACAAAATCGAGCGACAACCCGAAGATGTGGATATCATGCGTAAAGAAGAAGTCGATCCACGAATGATAGTACACCTGTTTGGCGTGTATACGTCGCAGTAAAGATTCTTTTGGAACTTCCTTGCTGGAGTAGAAGGTGCCGCTCACCACGTAGTTGCGCATCAGCTGAAGCTGGCCGCCGTAGTGCTCAAACCCGAGATTGATGCTCATGGGATTGAGGCAGTCGCCATGGATATGCCAATAATAGATGTCATCCATGGTGTATCTGCGAAAGATGCTGTAAAATTTTTCGTTGATAAGGCTGGTATTTTCATAAGGAGTCCGGCCTTCCAGGGTAAACTCATAGTTGGTGGTCAGGATGTGCGCCGGCTTCAATGCACGGATGGCGGCATGGATGCCATTGGCTTTGATTTCGGCGGCTTTGATGGCGATAAACGCTTTCAGTTCCCTTTCACGGAGTTTTTCTCTTTTGATGGCGGTTAAAAAAACCTCTTCATACAGCAGCGGGAATGGCTTTTTGTCGTCCAGTTCCACGCAGTCTCCTGTATGACAGAAGGTGATGATATCCTGCAGCAGGTCTTTCCAGCTTTGTCCGCTGGAAATGTTGTTGATATCATTTCCGATTAATAAAATAAGGTTGTTCATAGCAGGTGTATATGGTTTTAGGGGTGGATAAAGCGGAAGGTGAGGTTGATCCTTCCGGAAATCTGCCGGTTTGTTTTGGGTACCTGATGTTCCCAGTACTGCTGCAGCGTCCCTTTCATGACCAGGAGGGAGCCATGTTCCAGCAATATTTCATGTTTCAGGTGATGATCATTTTTATAGCGTAATAAAAAACGGCGGGAGGCGCCGAAGTTGACAGAGGCGATCACCGGATGGGGGCCCAGTTCGGGTTCGTCATCGGCATGCCAGCCCATAGAGTCGCTGCCGCTGCGATAAAGGTTAAGCAATACACTATTGAAACCAGTGCCGGAAGCCGGGGTGATGCGGGCCCTTATTTCTTCCAGTGCCGGTGTCCATGGGCTGGGCGCAAAAGTATTGCCGGAAAAACTATAGGAAGTGGCAGCATCTCCGTACCAGGCCATTAATCGCGGAAATAAAACCTGTTTGCCATACATATTCATCGATTCCTGCTTCCAGTCGATTGTGTCCAGTAATGTCTGATAATAATTATCACTTTCCGCCGGCTTGAAAAAGCGCGGATAATAAGCCAGTTCTCCGTTCTTAAGATGGATGGCATTCCCGGGACCGGGCTCTTCAAAAAGGCTTCCCTGCAAACTCATGATACAAATTTACAACGGCAGTACGCAATGTATTTACATGCTTATTGATCTTTCCATTGCCAGAGATAGCGGCAGGCATGGGTCCGGTAGGGGGCCCACTTAGCGGAGATCGTCTTCATCTTCTCGCGGAAAGCTTTTTTGTCGCTGTTGTCCAGCTTGTAAAGACGGGCCATGGCCTGTTGTATGCCCAGGTCGTCTATGGAGAAAATATCTTCGCGGTGAAGGTGGAACATGAGCAGCATTTCCACTGTCCACCGGCCTACGCCTTTGATTTGGGTAAGACATACGATCACGGCTTCGTTGTCCATTTTATGCAGCCGCGCATCGGTGAGCTTTTCAGCGATCACAAAGTTGGCCACATTATGCACATAGGACACTTTGGCGTTGGACAATCCGATGGAGCGCAGCACTGCCGGATCGGTGGCTGCTACCTGTTGAGGGGTCGGTTCTTTATTGTCGTAAAGGGCAAGGAAACGGGCATAAATCACATCAGCCACTTTGGTGGAGAGTTGCTGGCTCATAATAGCGGCAATGAGGCGCAACGGGAAGTTCCGGCGTTTCTCCTGAGCATCCAGCGGACCTTTGATGATCTTTTGCAGTTTTTTGTCCTTGCTGAGATGGGAGATATAAGCATGCTCCGTTACCGGAGTGCCTGATGGTCTGGGCATAAACGTTTGATTAGATGGTTATATCCGCTATCCTGCACTCCGGTAAGGGCGTTAGTAGGTGAACGGCTGATTGTAGATCACCTGCAGGATAGTTTGTCCTACTGCTTTTAAGGTCTTGTTATCGATCACGCTCATGTTATCGTTCTGGGTATGCCAGTGCGGCGCAAAGTTGCCGGTGGCTTGCCAGGCGATGATATCAAAAGTCGGGATGTTGGCCATCGTATTCACATAAATGTGGTCGTCGGTAATGTAAGATCCGTTTTTCTCGTACCGGAAATAGTCGGAGTAGCCCAGTTGATTGGCCACGTCCCAGAACATTTTCATCGGGCCGTAAGCGTATTGCTGGGAAGAGCCTTCCATATAAAATTGTGAGCCACGGCCGCCTACCATGTCCAGCAGTATGCCGTAATTGGCTTTATAGCCTTTTACGTGCGGGTTTTTAGCCCAGTACTGGGTACCGAGGCAGAAAGAGTTTTCGTTGTCTTTTACCCCGTAATCTTCAACGTCCACGAGCAGGATGTCTACGCCGGCTTCTGGTCTTTGTGTTTTGAACTGACGGGCGGCTTCCATCAGCACGCCTACTCCGCTGGCGCCATCATCGGCGCCATCCAGCTTGCCCTTTTTGTCAAAAGCGTCTTCATCGGCCCATGGACGGGTATCCCAGTGTGCCAGTAACAACACGCGTTGTTTGGCGGCAGGGTTGAAGCTGGCGATAATGTTGATACAAGGCAGTTTCTCTTTATGCGGCCCTTCTACGGTGGTACGTTGCACATATACGGTATCCGCCCATTTTTTCAGAGAGCTGATCATCCAGTCGGCACACTGCTGCTGTGCAGGGGTATTGGGTATTCTTGGCCCAAAGCTCACCTGTTTGGCGGTATAGGCATAGGCGGAATCTGCGCTGAAGGCCGGTACCGGCACACTCAGTTTGGCCACTTTGCCGGCGCCGGTGCTGTCGGCGGTATTGTCTGTTTTTGTGGAGGGCTGCTGACAAGCGCCGGCCAGGAGGGCCAGCGTTGTCAACATGCTAAGAACTTTACGCATTATTATCTGTAGATATTTGCTTATTGAACGCTATAAGTGACGTTACCATCTTTTTCGTCTTTGAGCTGTATGCCGATGCTCAGCAGCTCATTGCGGATACGGTCGGAGGTGGCGTAGTCCTTGCGGCCTTTGGCCTCCTTGCGCATGGATATCAGCATCTGCAATACGCCGTCGAGCAGCTGGTCGTCGCTGCTGGCGGGCGGTTGCTGTATGCCGAGGATGTCCACGAGGTAAGTCTTCCAGGTCTGCTGCAGCAGGTTAAAGGTACCTTCGCTGATTTCATGCATTTTGATCTGACCGCCCTTCAGGGAATTGATAACGGGTGTCAGCTCAAACAGGTTGGCCAGCACCTTGGCGGTGCTGAAGTCGTCATTCATGAATTCAGGGCATTCCTCGCACCAGGTGCGTACCTGTTTGTCCAGTTCCTCGTTGATGGCAGCGCCATTGGAAGCATAGCTCAGCTTCTGCAGTGTTTCATAGGCTGCCCACAGGCGTTGCAGCCCTTTTTCCGCGGCCTGCAGCGCTTCGTTGGAGAAGTCGAGCGTGCTGCGGTAATGTGTCTGCAATACGAAGAAACGGATGGTCATCGGGCTGTAGGCTTTGTCCAGCTGTGCATTTTCGCCGGTAAACATTTCCGTGAGCTTGATGGTGTTGCCATAAGCTTTGCCCATTTTACGACCATTGATCGTGATCATGTTGTTGTGCATCCAGTAGCGCGCCATCATCTCGCCATGGGCGATCTCACTTTGCGCTATTTCGCACTCGTGGTGCGGAAACTGGAGGTCCATGCCGCCGCCGTGGATATCGAACTGATGGCCCAGGTATTTGGCGCTCATCGCGGAGCATTCAATATGCCATCCGGGGAAGCCTTCGCCCCATGGGCTTGGCCAGCGCATAATATGTTCTGCGGGAGCTTTCTTCCAGAGGGCGAAATCCGCTTTATTGCGTTTCTCGTCCTGGCCTTCCAGCTCGCGGGTGGTTTCGAGCATGTCTTCCAGCACACGGCCGCTGAGGATGCCATAGTCATAGCTGGCGGCGTATTTTTTTACGTCGAAATACACGCTGCCGTCTACTTCATAGGCATAACCCTTTTCCATGATCGTTTTGATCATTTCTATCTGCTCTATGATGTGGCCGGTAGCAGTGGGCTCTATGCTGGGTTCCAGGTTGCCGAACTGCAACATGGCCCAGTGGAACAGGTTGGTGTATTTCTGTACCAGTTCCATCGGCTCCAGTTTCTCCAGCACGGCGGATTTGGAGACTTTATCTTCCGCAGCGCGGCCCTCTTCTTCAAAGTGGCCGGC
The Chitinophaga varians genome window above contains:
- a CDS encoding DUF4377 domain-containing protein, with the translated sequence MFLELALTLATTLMTPVKPVQKQQTSKNQTIYVKESKEPCTGVAPMECLQIKGVKDTEWSNLYTNIEGFKYTPGYRYKLLVRVTPVKNPPADGSSIRYTLRKVLEKKKVNTTPEKGSPWAFIASKRWNLIKLGDSTLTQSGIWVEFDPATKRFHGKGGCNSISGGYHANGENITFTMAISTRMACMDENVMRREAEFLKMIGEHTYRYDVADQTLNFYENDKLVMIFGMQPKDLQ
- a CDS encoding alpha-ketoglutarate-dependent dioxygenase AlkB family protein is translated as MSLQGSLFEEPGPGNAIHLKNGELAYYPRFFKPAESDNYYQTLLDTIDWKQESMNMYGKQVLFPRLMAWYGDAATSYSFSGNTFAPSPWTPALEEIRARITPASGTGFNSVLLNLYRSGSDSMGWHADDEPELGPHPVIASVNFGASRRFLLRYKNDHHLKHEILLEHGSLLVMKGTLQQYWEHQVPKTNRQISGRINLTFRFIHP
- a CDS encoding DNA-3-methyladenine glycosylase family protein translates to MPRPSGTPVTEHAYISHLSKDKKLQKIIKGPLDAQEKRRNFPLRLIAAIMSQQLSTKVADVIYARFLALYDNKEPTPQQVAATDPAVLRSIGLSNAKVSYVHNVANFVIAEKLTDARLHKMDNEAVIVCLTQIKGVGRWTVEMLLMFHLHREDIFSIDDLGIQQAMARLYKLDNSDKKAFREKMKTISAKWAPYRTHACRYLWQWKDQ
- a CDS encoding M28 family peptidase; its protein translation is MRKVLSMLTTLALLAGACQQPSTKTDNTADSTGAGKVAKLSVPVPAFSADSAYAYTAKQVSFGPRIPNTPAQQQCADWMISSLKKWADTVYVQRTTVEGPHKEKLPCINIIASFNPAAKQRVLLLAHWDTRPWADEDAFDKKGKLDGADDGASGVGVLMEAARQFKTQRPEAGVDILLVDVEDYGVKDNENSFCLGTQYWAKNPHVKGYKANYGILLDMVGGRGSQFYMEGSSQQYAYGPMKMFWDVANQLGYSDYFRYEKNGSYITDDHIYVNTMANIPTFDIIAWQATGNFAPHWHTQNDNMSVIDNKTLKAVGQTILQVIYNQPFTY
- the cysS gene encoding cysteine--tRNA ligase, with the translated sequence MSELKIYNSIHRQKEVFTPLHPGHAGMYVCGPTVSGESHLGHARPYITFDVVYRYLQFLGYKVRYVRNITDAGHFEEEGRAAEDKVSKSAVLEKLEPMELVQKYTNLFHWAMLQFGNLEPSIEPTATGHIIEQIEMIKTIMEKGYAYEVDGSVYFDVKKYAASYDYGILSGRVLEDMLETTRELEGQDEKRNKADFALWKKAPAEHIMRWPSPWGEGFPGWHIECSAMSAKYLGHQFDIHGGGMDLQFPHHECEIAQSEIAHGEMMARYWMHNNMITINGRKMGKAYGNTIKLTEMFTGENAQLDKAYSPMTIRFFVLQTHYRSTLDFSNEALQAAEKGLQRLWAAYETLQKLSYASNGAAINEELDKQVRTWCEECPEFMNDDFSTAKVLANLFELTPVINSLKGGQIKMHEISEGTFNLLQQTWKTYLVDILGIQQPPASSDDQLLDGVLQMLISMRKEAKGRKDYATSDRIRNELLSIGIQLKDEKDGNVTYSVQ